One part of the Ursus arctos isolate Adak ecotype North America unplaced genomic scaffold, UrsArc2.0 scaffold_14, whole genome shotgun sequence genome encodes these proteins:
- the TRIP10 gene encoding cdc42-interacting protein 4 isoform X2: MDWGTELWDQFEVLERHTQWGLDLLDRYVKFVKERTEVEQAYAKQLRSLVKKYLPKRPAKDDPESKFSQQQSFVQILQEVNDFAGQRELVAENLSVHVCLELAKYSQEMKQERKMHFQEGRRAQQQLESGFKQLENSKRKFERDCREAEKAAQTAERLDQDINATKADVEKAKQQAHLRSHMAEESKNEYAAQLQRFNRDQSHFYFSQMPQIFDKLQDMDERRATHLGAGYGLLSEAELQVVPIIAKCLEGMKVAADAVDAKNDSQVLIELHKSGFARPGDVEFEDFSQPMNRAPSDSSLGTPSDGRPELRGSGRSRAKRWPFGKKNKTVVTEDFSHLPPEQQRKRLQQQLEERNRELQKEVDQREALKKMKDVYEKTPQMGDPASLEPRITETLNNIERLKLEVQKYEAWLAEAESRVLSNRGDSLGRHTRPPDPPASAPPDSSSSNNSGSQDNKESSEEPLSEEGQDAPIYTEFDEDFEEELVSPIGHCVAIYHFEGSSEGTISMAEGEDLSLMEEDKGDGWTRVRRKQGGEGYVPTSYLRVTLN, translated from the exons ATGGATTGGGGCACCGAGCTGTGG GATCAGTTTGAGGTGCTCGAGCGGCACACGCAGTGGGGGCTGGACCTGTTGGACAGATATGTGAAGTTCGTGAAAGAGCGGACCGAGGTGGAGCAGGCTTACGCAAAACAGCTGAG GAGCCTGGTGAAAAAATACCTGCCCAAGAGACCTGCCAAAGATGACCCAGAATCCAA GTTCAGCCAGCAGCAGTCCTTCGTGCAGATTCTCCAGGAGGTGAATGACTTTGCGGGCCAGCGGGAGCTGGTGGCCGAGAACCTCAGCGTCCATGTGTGTCTCGAGCTGGCCAAGTACTCGCAGGAGATGAAACAGGAGAGAAAGATG CACTTCCAGGAAGGCCGTCGGGCTCAGCAGCAGCTGGAAAGTGGCTTCAAACAGCTGGAGAAT AGTAAGCGTAAGTTTGAGCGGGACTGCCGGGAAGCCGAAAAGGCAGCCCAGACCGCTGAGCGACTCGATCAGGATATCAATGCCACCAAGGCGGACGTGGAGAAG GCCAAGCAACAAGCCCACCTTCGGAGTCACAtggcagaagaaagcaaaaatgagTACGCAGCCCAACTACAGCGCTTCAACCGAGACCAGtcccatttctatttttcccaGATGCCCCAGATATTTGAT AAGCTGCAGGACATGGATGAACGGAGGGCCACCCACCTGGGGGCCGGGTATGGGCTCCTGTCGGAGGCCGAGCTGCAGGTGGTGCCTATCATTGCCAAGTGTCTGGAGGGCATGAAGGTGGCTGCAGATGCCGTAGACGCCAAGAAT GACTCCCAGGTCCTAATCGAGCTGCACAAGTCAGGCTTTGCCCGCCCTGGAGACGTGGAATTCGAAGACTTCAGCCAGCCCATGAACCGTGCTCCCTCAGACAGCAGCCTGGGCACCCCCTCCGATGGACGGCCTGAGCTCCGCGGCTCGGGCCGTAGCCGTGCCAAGCGCTGGCCCTTCGGCAAGAAGAACAAG ACCGTGGTGACCGAGGATTTCAGCCACTTGCCCCCAGAGCAGCAGAGAAAACGACTTCAGCAGCAGCTGGAAGAACGGAATCGTGAACTACAGAAGGAGGTCGACCAGAG AGAAGccctgaagaaaatgaaggatGTGTATGAGAAGACACCCCAGATGGGGGACCCTGCCAGCTTGGAGCCCCGGATCACGGAAACCCTGAACAACATTGAACGGCTGAAATTGGAAGTGCAGAAGTATGAG GCTTGGCTGGCAGAAGCCGAGAGCCGGGTCCTGAGCAACAGAGGGGACAGCCTGGGCCGCCACACCCGGCCTCCGGATCCCCCAGCCAGTGCCCCAccagacagcagcagcagcaacaacagtgGGTCACAGGATAACAAGGAGAG CTCTGAAGAGCCCCTCTCCGAGGAGGGTCAGGATGCCCCCATCTACACGGAGTTCGATGAGGACTTTGAGGAGGAGCTGGTGTCCCCCATAGGTCACTGTGTGGCCATCTACCACTTCGAAG GGTCCAGCGAAGGCACCATCTCCATGGCCGAGGGTGAAGACCTCAGTCTCATGGAGGAGGACAAAGGCGACGGCTGGACCCGGGTCAGGCGGAAACAGGGAGGTGAGGGCTATGTGCCCACCTCCTACCTCCGTGTCACGCTCAACTGA
- the TRIP10 gene encoding cdc42-interacting protein 4 isoform X1 produces MDWGTELWDQFEVLERHTQWGLDLLDRYVKFVKERTEVEQAYAKQLRSLVKKYLPKRPAKDDPESKFSQQQSFVQILQEVNDFAGQRELVAENLSVHVCLELAKYSQEMKQERKMHFQEGRRAQQQLESGFKQLENSKRKFERDCREAEKAAQTAERLDQDINATKADVEKAKQQAHLRSHMAEESKNEYAAQLQRFNRDQSHFYFSQMPQIFDKLQDMDERRATHLGAGYGLLSEAELQVVPIIAKCLEGMKVAADAVDAKNDSQVLIELHKSGFARPGDVEFEDFSQPMNRAPSDSSLGTPSDGRPELRGSGRSRAKRWPFGKKNKPRPPLLSPMGGPLPSALPNGPPSPRSGLDPLAILSEISKSVKPRLASFRSLRGSRGTVVTEDFSHLPPEQQRKRLQQQLEERNRELQKEVDQREALKKMKDVYEKTPQMGDPASLEPRITETLNNIERLKLEVQKYEAWLAEAESRVLSNRGDSLGRHTRPPDPPASAPPDSSSSNNSGSQDNKESSEEPLSEEGQDAPIYTEFDEDFEEELVSPIGHCVAIYHFEGSSEGTISMAEGEDLSLMEEDKGDGWTRVRRKQGGEGYVPTSYLRVTLN; encoded by the exons ATGGATTGGGGCACCGAGCTGTGG GATCAGTTTGAGGTGCTCGAGCGGCACACGCAGTGGGGGCTGGACCTGTTGGACAGATATGTGAAGTTCGTGAAAGAGCGGACCGAGGTGGAGCAGGCTTACGCAAAACAGCTGAG GAGCCTGGTGAAAAAATACCTGCCCAAGAGACCTGCCAAAGATGACCCAGAATCCAA GTTCAGCCAGCAGCAGTCCTTCGTGCAGATTCTCCAGGAGGTGAATGACTTTGCGGGCCAGCGGGAGCTGGTGGCCGAGAACCTCAGCGTCCATGTGTGTCTCGAGCTGGCCAAGTACTCGCAGGAGATGAAACAGGAGAGAAAGATG CACTTCCAGGAAGGCCGTCGGGCTCAGCAGCAGCTGGAAAGTGGCTTCAAACAGCTGGAGAAT AGTAAGCGTAAGTTTGAGCGGGACTGCCGGGAAGCCGAAAAGGCAGCCCAGACCGCTGAGCGACTCGATCAGGATATCAATGCCACCAAGGCGGACGTGGAGAAG GCCAAGCAACAAGCCCACCTTCGGAGTCACAtggcagaagaaagcaaaaatgagTACGCAGCCCAACTACAGCGCTTCAACCGAGACCAGtcccatttctatttttcccaGATGCCCCAGATATTTGAT AAGCTGCAGGACATGGATGAACGGAGGGCCACCCACCTGGGGGCCGGGTATGGGCTCCTGTCGGAGGCCGAGCTGCAGGTGGTGCCTATCATTGCCAAGTGTCTGGAGGGCATGAAGGTGGCTGCAGATGCCGTAGACGCCAAGAAT GACTCCCAGGTCCTAATCGAGCTGCACAAGTCAGGCTTTGCCCGCCCTGGAGACGTGGAATTCGAAGACTTCAGCCAGCCCATGAACCGTGCTCCCTCAGACAGCAGCCTGGGCACCCCCTCCGATGGACGGCCTGAGCTCCGCGGCTCGGGCCGTAGCCGTGCCAAGCGCTGGCCCTTCGGCAAGAAGAACAAG CCACGccctccactcctctcccccATGGGGGGTCCCCTGCCCTCGGCATTGCCTAACGGACCCCCATCCCCCCGCTCCGGCCTCGACCCCTTGGCCATACTGAGTGAGATCAGTAAGTCGGTCAAACCGCGGCTAGCATCCTTCCGCAGCCTTCGAGGCAGCCGTGGG ACCGTGGTGACCGAGGATTTCAGCCACTTGCCCCCAGAGCAGCAGAGAAAACGACTTCAGCAGCAGCTGGAAGAACGGAATCGTGAACTACAGAAGGAGGTCGACCAGAG AGAAGccctgaagaaaatgaaggatGTGTATGAGAAGACACCCCAGATGGGGGACCCTGCCAGCTTGGAGCCCCGGATCACGGAAACCCTGAACAACATTGAACGGCTGAAATTGGAAGTGCAGAAGTATGAG GCTTGGCTGGCAGAAGCCGAGAGCCGGGTCCTGAGCAACAGAGGGGACAGCCTGGGCCGCCACACCCGGCCTCCGGATCCCCCAGCCAGTGCCCCAccagacagcagcagcagcaacaacagtgGGTCACAGGATAACAAGGAGAG CTCTGAAGAGCCCCTCTCCGAGGAGGGTCAGGATGCCCCCATCTACACGGAGTTCGATGAGGACTTTGAGGAGGAGCTGGTGTCCCCCATAGGTCACTGTGTGGCCATCTACCACTTCGAAG GGTCCAGCGAAGGCACCATCTCCATGGCCGAGGGTGAAGACCTCAGTCTCATGGAGGAGGACAAAGGCGACGGCTGGACCCGGGTCAGGCGGAAACAGGGAGGTGAGGGCTATGTGCCCACCTCCTACCTCCGTGTCACGCTCAACTGA
- the TRIP10 gene encoding cdc42-interacting protein 4 isoform X3: MDWGTELWDQFEVLERHTQWGLDLLDRYVKFVKERTEVEQAYAKQLRSLVKKYLPKRPAKDDPESKFSQQQSFVQILQEVNDFAGQRELVAENLSVHVCLELAKYSQEMKQERKMHFQEGRRAQQQLESGFKQLENSKRKFERDCREAEKAAQTAERLDQDINATKADVEKAKQQAHLRSHMAEESKNEYAAQLQRFNRDQSHFYFSQMPQIFDKLQDMDERRATHLGAGYGLLSEAELQVVPIIAKCLEGMKVAADAVDAKNDSQVLIELHKSGFARPGDVEFEDFSQPMNRAPSDSSLGTPSDGRPELRGSGRSRAKRWPFGKKNKTVVTEDFSHLPPEQQRKRLQQQLEERNRELQKEVDQREALKKMKDVYEKTPQMGDPASLEPRITETLNNIERLKLEVQKYEAWLAEAESRVLSNRGDSLGRHTRPPDPPASAPPDSSSSNNSGSQDNKESSEEPLSEEGQDAPIYTEFDEDFEEELVSPIGHCVAIYHFEDLSPLPLPRQGPAKAPSPWPRVKTSVSWRRTKATAGPGSGGNREVRAMCPPPTSVSRSTEPCRRLEEGGCWLLLLGHGGPQDLRTLFLPPWLQLRPV; this comes from the exons ATGGATTGGGGCACCGAGCTGTGG GATCAGTTTGAGGTGCTCGAGCGGCACACGCAGTGGGGGCTGGACCTGTTGGACAGATATGTGAAGTTCGTGAAAGAGCGGACCGAGGTGGAGCAGGCTTACGCAAAACAGCTGAG GAGCCTGGTGAAAAAATACCTGCCCAAGAGACCTGCCAAAGATGACCCAGAATCCAA GTTCAGCCAGCAGCAGTCCTTCGTGCAGATTCTCCAGGAGGTGAATGACTTTGCGGGCCAGCGGGAGCTGGTGGCCGAGAACCTCAGCGTCCATGTGTGTCTCGAGCTGGCCAAGTACTCGCAGGAGATGAAACAGGAGAGAAAGATG CACTTCCAGGAAGGCCGTCGGGCTCAGCAGCAGCTGGAAAGTGGCTTCAAACAGCTGGAGAAT AGTAAGCGTAAGTTTGAGCGGGACTGCCGGGAAGCCGAAAAGGCAGCCCAGACCGCTGAGCGACTCGATCAGGATATCAATGCCACCAAGGCGGACGTGGAGAAG GCCAAGCAACAAGCCCACCTTCGGAGTCACAtggcagaagaaagcaaaaatgagTACGCAGCCCAACTACAGCGCTTCAACCGAGACCAGtcccatttctatttttcccaGATGCCCCAGATATTTGAT AAGCTGCAGGACATGGATGAACGGAGGGCCACCCACCTGGGGGCCGGGTATGGGCTCCTGTCGGAGGCCGAGCTGCAGGTGGTGCCTATCATTGCCAAGTGTCTGGAGGGCATGAAGGTGGCTGCAGATGCCGTAGACGCCAAGAAT GACTCCCAGGTCCTAATCGAGCTGCACAAGTCAGGCTTTGCCCGCCCTGGAGACGTGGAATTCGAAGACTTCAGCCAGCCCATGAACCGTGCTCCCTCAGACAGCAGCCTGGGCACCCCCTCCGATGGACGGCCTGAGCTCCGCGGCTCGGGCCGTAGCCGTGCCAAGCGCTGGCCCTTCGGCAAGAAGAACAAG ACCGTGGTGACCGAGGATTTCAGCCACTTGCCCCCAGAGCAGCAGAGAAAACGACTTCAGCAGCAGCTGGAAGAACGGAATCGTGAACTACAGAAGGAGGTCGACCAGAG AGAAGccctgaagaaaatgaaggatGTGTATGAGAAGACACCCCAGATGGGGGACCCTGCCAGCTTGGAGCCCCGGATCACGGAAACCCTGAACAACATTGAACGGCTGAAATTGGAAGTGCAGAAGTATGAG GCTTGGCTGGCAGAAGCCGAGAGCCGGGTCCTGAGCAACAGAGGGGACAGCCTGGGCCGCCACACCCGGCCTCCGGATCCCCCAGCCAGTGCCCCAccagacagcagcagcagcaacaacagtgGGTCACAGGATAACAAGGAGAG CTCTGAAGAGCCCCTCTCCGAGGAGGGTCAGGATGCCCCCATCTACACGGAGTTCGATGAGGACTTTGAGGAGGAGCTGGTGTCCCCCATAGGTCACTGTGTGGCCATCTACCACTTCGAAG ATCTGagcccactgcccctcccacGACAGGGTCCAGCGAAGGCACCATCTCCATGGCCGAGGGTGAAGACCTCAGTCTCATGGAGGAGGACAAAGGCGACGGCTGGACCCGGGTCAGGCGGAAACAGGGAGGTGAGGGCTATGTGCCCACCTCCTACCTCCGTGTCACGCTCAACTGAACCCTGCCGCAGGCTGGAAGAAGGGGGCTGTTGGCTGCTGCTTCTGGGCCACGGGGGGCCCCAGGACCTACGCACTTTATTTCTGCCCCCGTGGCTTCAGCTGAGACCTGTGTAA
- the SH2D3A gene encoding SH2 domain-containing protein 3A isoform X1, producing MQVPQDGEDFANQPWYHGPLSRQKAEALLQQDGDFLVRASRSRGGHPVISCRWQGSALHFEVLRVALRPRPGRPTALFQLEDERFPSLPSLVSSYVTRQRPLSQATGAVASRPVIRQGPVRRSFSEDTLLESPAWIELPRARKRSDSQPAGLEHMGRSREDHSGPGASAVPTCALPRMGSDPVLMKTPAPLGSVIDSLRASDGQLHAKAPTKPPRTPSLVLHDASGRPPTYCELVPRVPGAQGTPPGYSSPETEAPWWEANEEEEEENRSFVRPKAEVSFWPPNNPFCLLGPQNRPLEPKVLSTLRDLFLEHHPGSTALHLLLVDCQATGLLGVTKAQRGAMGVASGLELLTLPHGHRLRLELLERHEALALAGALAVLGCAGPLEERAATLRGLVELALALRPGAAGDLPGLAAVMGALLMPQVSRLERTWRQLRRSHTEAALAFEQELKPLMRALDEGAGPCEPGEVALPHVVPAVRLLEGEELPGPLDESCERLLRTLHRARQMARDAPKFREAATRRLRGFRPNPQLREALTTGFVQRLLWGSRGVGAPQAARLEKFQRVLSVLSQHLEPDV from the exons ATGCAGGTGCCACAGGATGGAGAGGACTTTGCCAACCAGCCCTGGTACCACGGCCCCCTCTCCCGTCAG AAGGCTGAGGCCCTCCTGCAGCAAGATGGGGACTTCTTGGTTCGAGCCTCCAGGTCCCGGGGGGGCCACCCAGTGATCTCCTGCCGCTGGCAGGGCTCAGCCCTACACTTCGAGGTGCTCCGTGTGGCCCTGCGTCCCCGGCCAGGCCGGCCCACAGCCCTCTTTCAGCTGGAGGATGAACGTTTCCCAAGCCTGCCCTCCCTGGTTAGCAGCTATGTGACCAGGCAGCGTCCACTGTCCCAGGCCACAGGGGCTGTGGCCTCCAGGCCCGTGATACGGCAAGGACCCGTTCGACGCAGCTTTAGTGAGGACACCCTCCTAGAGAGCCCAGCTTGGATAGAGTTGCCCAG GGCTAGGAAGCGGAGTGACAGTCAGCCCGCAGGTTTGGAGCACATGGGGCGGTCAAGAGAAGACCACTCGGGACCAG GAGCCTCGGCTGTGCCCACATGTGCCCTCCCTCGGATGGGTAGTGACCCCGTGTTGATGAAGACCCCAGCTCCTCTGGGGTCTGTCATCGACAGCCTCAGGGCCTCCGATGGGCAGCTTCATGCCAAGGCACCGACCAAACCACCTCGAACACCCTCACTGGTGCTGCATGATGCATCTGGACGCCCCCCAACGTACTGTGAGCTGGTGCCCCGAGTGCCCGGTGCCCAAGGAACCCCCCCTGGCTACAGCAGCCCAGAGACAGAGGCCCCGTGGTGGGAAGCCaacgaggaagaggaggaagagaacagaagTTTTGTAAGACCAAAGGCCGAGGTCTCTTTTTGGCCCCCTAACAACCCCTTCTGCCTGCTGGGTCCCCAGAATCGGCCCCTCGAACCCAAAGTCCTGAGTACTCTCCGTGACCTATTCCTGGAGCACCATCCTgggagcacagccctgcaccTATTATTGGTGGATTGCCAG GCTACAGGCCTCCTAGGAGTGACCAAGGCTCAGCGGGGTGCCATGGGGGTCGCCTCTGGCCTGGAGCTGCTCACACTTCCCCATGGGCATCGCTTGAGGTTGGAACTTCTGGAGAG ACACGAGGCGCTGGCGCTGGCGGGAGCGCTGGCCGTGCTGGGCTGCGCGGGGCCGCTGGAGGAGCGCGCAGCCACATTGAGGGGCCTGGTGGAGCTGGCACTGGCGCTGCGGCCGGGGGCGGCAGGGGACCTGCCTGGACTGGCCGCGGTCATGGGCGCCCTGCTCATGCCCCAG GTGTCCCGGCTGGAACGCACGTGGCGCCAGCTCCGAAGGAGCCACACAGAGGCTGCGCTAGCCTTCGAGCAGGAGCTGAAGCCGCTGATGCGGGCACTGGATGAGGGCGCGG GACCCTGCGAGCCGGGCGAGGTGGCGCTGCCGCACGTGGTGCCCGCGGTGCGCCTGCTGGAGGGTGAGGAACTCCCGGGGCCGCTGGACGAGAGCTGCGAGCGTCTGCTGCGCACCCTGCACCGGGCGCGTCAGATGGCCCGAGACGCGCCCAAGTTCCGTGAGGCGGCGACCCGGCGCCTACGAG gaTTCCGGCCGAACCCGCAGCTGAGGGAGGCCCTGACCACAGGCTTCGTGCAGAGGCTCCTCTGGGGAAGCCGAGGTGTGGGGGCACCACAAGCCGCACGTCTTGAGAAGTTCCAGCGCGTCCTCAGTGTCCTTTCGCAGCACCTGGAGCCTGATGTTTGA
- the SH2D3A gene encoding SH2 domain-containing protein 3A isoform X2 produces MERTLPTSPGTTAPSPVRARKRSDSQPAGLEHMGRSREDHSGPGASAVPTCALPRMGSDPVLMKTPAPLGSVIDSLRASDGQLHAKAPTKPPRTPSLVLHDASGRPPTYCELVPRVPGAQGTPPGYSSPETEAPWWEANEEEEEENRSFVRPKAEVSFWPPNNPFCLLGPQNRPLEPKVLSTLRDLFLEHHPGSTALHLLLVDCQATGLLGVTKAQRGAMGVASGLELLTLPHGHRLRLELLERHEALALAGALAVLGCAGPLEERAATLRGLVELALALRPGAAGDLPGLAAVMGALLMPQVSRLERTWRQLRRSHTEAALAFEQELKPLMRALDEGAGPCEPGEVALPHVVPAVRLLEGEELPGPLDESCERLLRTLHRARQMARDAPKFREAATRRLRGFRPNPQLREALTTGFVQRLLWGSRGVGAPQAARLEKFQRVLSVLSQHLEPDV; encoded by the exons ATGGAGAGGACTTTGCCAACCAGCCCTGGTACCACGGCCCCCTCTCCCGTCAG GGCTAGGAAGCGGAGTGACAGTCAGCCCGCAGGTTTGGAGCACATGGGGCGGTCAAGAGAAGACCACTCGGGACCAG GAGCCTCGGCTGTGCCCACATGTGCCCTCCCTCGGATGGGTAGTGACCCCGTGTTGATGAAGACCCCAGCTCCTCTGGGGTCTGTCATCGACAGCCTCAGGGCCTCCGATGGGCAGCTTCATGCCAAGGCACCGACCAAACCACCTCGAACACCCTCACTGGTGCTGCATGATGCATCTGGACGCCCCCCAACGTACTGTGAGCTGGTGCCCCGAGTGCCCGGTGCCCAAGGAACCCCCCCTGGCTACAGCAGCCCAGAGACAGAGGCCCCGTGGTGGGAAGCCaacgaggaagaggaggaagagaacagaagTTTTGTAAGACCAAAGGCCGAGGTCTCTTTTTGGCCCCCTAACAACCCCTTCTGCCTGCTGGGTCCCCAGAATCGGCCCCTCGAACCCAAAGTCCTGAGTACTCTCCGTGACCTATTCCTGGAGCACCATCCTgggagcacagccctgcaccTATTATTGGTGGATTGCCAG GCTACAGGCCTCCTAGGAGTGACCAAGGCTCAGCGGGGTGCCATGGGGGTCGCCTCTGGCCTGGAGCTGCTCACACTTCCCCATGGGCATCGCTTGAGGTTGGAACTTCTGGAGAG ACACGAGGCGCTGGCGCTGGCGGGAGCGCTGGCCGTGCTGGGCTGCGCGGGGCCGCTGGAGGAGCGCGCAGCCACATTGAGGGGCCTGGTGGAGCTGGCACTGGCGCTGCGGCCGGGGGCGGCAGGGGACCTGCCTGGACTGGCCGCGGTCATGGGCGCCCTGCTCATGCCCCAG GTGTCCCGGCTGGAACGCACGTGGCGCCAGCTCCGAAGGAGCCACACAGAGGCTGCGCTAGCCTTCGAGCAGGAGCTGAAGCCGCTGATGCGGGCACTGGATGAGGGCGCGG GACCCTGCGAGCCGGGCGAGGTGGCGCTGCCGCACGTGGTGCCCGCGGTGCGCCTGCTGGAGGGTGAGGAACTCCCGGGGCCGCTGGACGAGAGCTGCGAGCGTCTGCTGCGCACCCTGCACCGGGCGCGTCAGATGGCCCGAGACGCGCCCAAGTTCCGTGAGGCGGCGACCCGGCGCCTACGAG gaTTCCGGCCGAACCCGCAGCTGAGGGAGGCCCTGACCACAGGCTTCGTGCAGAGGCTCCTCTGGGGAAGCCGAGGTGTGGGGGCACCACAAGCCGCACGTCTTGAGAAGTTCCAGCGCGTCCTCAGTGTCCTTTCGCAGCACCTGGAGCCTGATGTTTGA